One window of Dechloromonas sp. ZY10 genomic DNA carries:
- a CDS encoding response regulator, with the protein MRDYRLTAIKTWSPLLILVLGLAASLFVSHFVQRLADEQSHRRFQLAAAHLAEKLVEDIRQATLTVQASGWFWQSVPGLGDNEFTYYAHEALSRTPGLNSLIFYQWHEPGLDHAERGPLMPVFAEPDLDLPGRLGQLPVAPFDELTLDRAVGAGTPLATSSLASGRADRPRLLFGIGQPVYALPLPTQSDDRKRLIRGIALGVIEIDGLMQRAVRDAELNDLQLQLLEQGAGSPVPLLTRGGDDSAPVRHLHNVDISPPERHWQLRIATGPSWHEGSRSLGHLTLFGGILATLVIAALSLLSLRSRNEARKIQQRLEQITNHAPIGVFQLHCDLDGHRHPTYYSRQVAELMGIQPEELAADRRNLFRYAAAADWQAYDAILDAAVAGRQAWATDLRLCIAGEERWIHSVAEPMPQEDGSTLYNGYIEDITQARQQQAQLLALSQEQRIILENVPVGVAFSGDGRYIQVNHCFANLFGCGQRDQLIGAETAMIFQSEASYREFASQIGPALASHGHGELEWPLRAHDGRSFWGRIAGQTVDVPGFQRAAIWIIEDISERRMMLQELNEAKENIEAMIAAPGLLVCILDHSGRILRINDAAARALADTPERLLGSQRYFSDPDPVHEQRHAVFLRTLHSGRPELFEDSQGQRHFDHSYYPVRNEQGEVSRVVCVSRDITRRREAEKAIEQASRRLELAQEAADLGVFQYTPDDSMLHLDQRGNILVRGIPGDLHAPLSEFIAGLEGVERSAISELFTELDMRNRWQFDSSVIWPCGRRHWLRFHGQRQQDETRSGWIGVIQDISQQQETELALREAKDLAEQATQMKSDFLANMSHEIRTPMNAVIGMTHLALKTELTPKQRDYLAKINASSQHLLGVINDILDFSKIEAGKLEIEAIPFEVESVLENVANLTQEKAMTKGLELIFNVSPQVPETLIGDPLRLGQILLNFASNAVKFTERGSIEIEISIADQDEDQYLLRFTVSDTGIGLNPEQQQKLFQSFHQADSSTTRRYGGTGLGLAISRRLAEMMGGEVGVSSIPGKGSRFWFTARLKAGENKPHRKILASDLQDLPVLLIDDNESALAALAATLCNMGLAVDTCSDGAVGLTMVKAAADAGRDYALALIDWQMPGWSGIETAERLQALQLAKLPKLILITAFGREEALHAAHQAGFQASLIKPINKSVLFETIASVLGQNELEERRESFDLSAQPQITGRLAGARILLVEDNELNQEVALGLLAESGAEVDLAENGLQAVEMSGLQSYDLVLMDMQMPVMDGITATRKIRERDGNALLPIVAMTANALPSDRERCLDAGMDEHLAKPIDPGELYQLLLRRIGPRQMVGTTALPPHTVVQEQQLPEITGLDTRVGLKCVLGKTSSYLSLLRKFTVNQGDTGERLKVACATDDRDTATRLAHTLRGVAGNIGALPLMQLAGELEQQIVQQAGPLTSPPPALAPCVRELEQLLAALLQQLAAPAATAGNLQVAPASAELLQQLESCLRQGDPVACELLNHHESALRARLGERFPALAHAIGNFDFERAANELQASHTTEEIKA; encoded by the coding sequence ATGCGGGACTATCGACTCACAGCCATCAAAACCTGGTCTCCGCTGCTGATTCTGGTCCTTGGCCTGGCAGCCTCGCTATTTGTCAGCCATTTTGTGCAGCGGCTTGCCGATGAGCAAAGTCATCGCCGCTTCCAGCTGGCTGCAGCCCATCTCGCCGAAAAACTGGTTGAAGACATTCGTCAGGCCACGCTGACAGTCCAAGCTAGCGGCTGGTTCTGGCAATCCGTACCGGGGCTCGGCGACAACGAGTTCACTTACTATGCGCACGAAGCATTGAGCCGCACCCCTGGCCTCAACAGCCTGATCTTCTATCAATGGCACGAGCCCGGACTGGACCATGCCGAACGCGGCCCGCTAATGCCGGTATTTGCCGAACCCGACCTGGATCTGCCCGGCCGTCTCGGCCAGTTGCCGGTTGCCCCATTTGACGAACTAACGCTCGACCGTGCCGTCGGTGCCGGCACGCCATTGGCCACCAGCAGTCTGGCTTCCGGCCGGGCCGACCGCCCCCGCCTGCTGTTCGGAATCGGGCAGCCGGTCTACGCTCTGCCGCTACCAACCCAGAGCGATGACCGCAAACGCCTGATCCGCGGGATTGCGCTCGGGGTGATCGAGATTGACGGGCTGATGCAAAGGGCTGTGCGCGATGCCGAATTGAACGACTTGCAATTGCAGTTGCTCGAACAGGGAGCTGGCTCGCCCGTTCCGTTGCTGACCCGGGGTGGCGACGACAGCGCCCCGGTCCGACATCTGCACAATGTCGATATTTCGCCTCCGGAACGGCACTGGCAATTACGCATCGCGACCGGCCCCTCTTGGCATGAGGGCAGCCGCAGTCTGGGTCATCTGACCTTGTTTGGCGGCATCCTGGCAACGCTGGTAATTGCAGCGCTCAGCCTGCTCTCGTTGCGCAGCCGCAACGAAGCCCGAAAAATTCAGCAGCGCCTGGAGCAAATCACAAATCATGCCCCGATTGGCGTCTTCCAGTTGCACTGCGATCTGGACGGACACCGGCATCCGACCTACTACAGCCGCCAGGTTGCCGAGTTGATGGGAATTCAGCCGGAGGAACTCGCAGCCGACCGGCGCAATCTGTTCCGCTATGCGGCCGCCGCCGACTGGCAAGCCTACGATGCAATCCTCGATGCAGCCGTCGCCGGACGTCAGGCCTGGGCAACTGATCTGCGGCTGTGCATCGCTGGCGAGGAACGCTGGATTCACAGTGTGGCCGAACCGATGCCGCAAGAAGACGGCAGCACCCTGTACAACGGCTATATCGAAGACATCACCCAAGCCCGCCAACAACAGGCGCAGCTACTGGCGCTGAGCCAGGAGCAACGGATCATTCTGGAAAACGTTCCGGTCGGTGTGGCATTCAGCGGTGACGGCCGTTACATCCAGGTAAACCACTGTTTTGCCAACTTGTTCGGTTGCGGCCAGAGGGACCAGCTGATCGGCGCCGAAACCGCGATGATTTTCCAGTCAGAGGCCAGCTACCGGGAGTTCGCCAGTCAGATCGGGCCGGCTCTGGCCAGCCACGGCCACGGCGAACTGGAGTGGCCGCTGCGCGCACATGACGGACGTAGCTTCTGGGGACGCATCGCCGGCCAGACCGTCGATGTTCCGGGCTTCCAGCGGGCAGCGATCTGGATCATTGAAGACATCAGCGAACGCCGGATGATGCTGCAGGAACTCAATGAAGCCAAGGAGAACATTGAGGCGATGATTGCTGCCCCCGGCCTGCTGGTCTGCATCCTCGACCACTCCGGTCGGATTCTCCGGATCAACGATGCGGCAGCCCGAGCCCTGGCCGACACGCCTGAACGCCTGCTGGGCAGCCAGCGCTACTTCTCAGACCCTGACCCGGTCCACGAGCAACGACATGCAGTCTTCCTGCGCACCCTGCACAGCGGCCGCCCCGAATTGTTCGAAGACAGCCAGGGGCAGCGCCACTTCGACCACAGCTACTATCCGGTACGCAACGAGCAAGGAGAGGTCAGCCGGGTAGTTTGCGTCAGCCGCGACATCACCCGCCGGCGCGAGGCCGAAAAGGCAATCGAGCAGGCATCGCGCCGGCTCGAACTGGCGCAGGAAGCCGCAGACCTCGGAGTTTTCCAATATACCCCGGACGACAGCATGCTCCATCTCGACCAGCGGGGAAACATTCTGGTACGAGGCATCCCCGGCGACCTGCATGCGCCGCTCAGCGAATTCATCGCCGGCCTGGAGGGGGTAGAGAGGAGCGCGATCAGCGAACTGTTTACCGAGCTCGACATGCGCAACCGCTGGCAGTTCGACAGCTCGGTGATCTGGCCCTGCGGCCGCCGCCACTGGCTGCGTTTCCATGGCCAGCGACAACAGGATGAGACACGTAGCGGCTGGATCGGCGTGATTCAGGACATCAGCCAACAGCAGGAAACCGAACTGGCCCTACGCGAAGCAAAAGATCTGGCCGAACAGGCAACGCAGATGAAATCGGACTTTCTGGCCAACATGAGTCATGAAATCCGGACTCCGATGAATGCCGTGATCGGTATGACCCATCTCGCGTTGAAAACCGAATTGACCCCGAAGCAGCGGGACTATCTGGCCAAAATCAACGCCTCCAGCCAGCACCTGCTGGGAGTGATCAACGACATCCTCGACTTCTCCAAAATTGAGGCCGGCAAGCTGGAAATCGAGGCAATTCCGTTCGAGGTCGAGAGCGTGCTCGAAAACGTTGCCAACCTGACCCAGGAAAAGGCGATGACCAAAGGCCTCGAACTGATTTTCAACGTTTCGCCGCAGGTTCCGGAGACCTTGATCGGCGACCCACTGCGACTGGGCCAGATTCTGCTCAACTTCGCCAGCAACGCGGTGAAATTTACCGAGCGCGGCTCGATCGAAATTGAAATTTCAATCGCTGATCAGGACGAAGATCAATACCTGCTCCGCTTTACGGTCAGCGACACCGGCATCGGGCTCAACCCAGAGCAGCAGCAGAAACTGTTCCAGAGCTTCCATCAGGCTGATAGCTCAACCACCCGGCGTTACGGCGGTACCGGGCTAGGTTTGGCGATTTCCCGGCGACTGGCCGAGATGATGGGGGGTGAGGTCGGGGTCAGCAGCATCCCTGGCAAAGGCTCGCGCTTCTGGTTTACCGCCCGGCTGAAGGCGGGTGAGAACAAGCCCCACCGCAAGATTCTGGCCAGCGACCTGCAAGACCTGCCGGTACTGTTGATCGACGATAACGAAAGCGCGCTGGCAGCCCTCGCCGCAACCCTCTGCAACATGGGCCTGGCCGTCGATACCTGCAGCGACGGTGCGGTCGGCCTGACCATGGTCAAGGCCGCTGCCGATGCCGGACGTGACTATGCACTGGCGCTGATCGACTGGCAGATGCCCGGCTGGAGCGGCATCGAAACCGCCGAGCGACTGCAGGCCCTGCAATTGGCCAAACTGCCCAAGTTGATCCTGATTACGGCCTTCGGCCGCGAGGAGGCGCTGCATGCAGCGCACCAGGCCGGCTTCCAGGCCAGCCTGATCAAGCCGATCAATAAGTCGGTGCTGTTCGAGACGATTGCCAGCGTCCTCGGTCAAAACGAACTGGAGGAACGCCGCGAAAGCTTCGACCTGTCGGCGCAACCCCAAATCACAGGACGTCTGGCCGGGGCGCGGATACTGCTTGTCGAGGACAACGAGCTGAATCAGGAAGTGGCCCTTGGCTTGCTCGCCGAAAGCGGGGCCGAAGTCGATCTCGCCGAAAACGGGCTGCAGGCGGTTGAGATGAGCGGACTTCAGTCCTACGATCTGGTCCTGATGGACATGCAGATGCCGGTGATGGATGGCATCACTGCCACCCGGAAAATTCGCGAACGCGACGGCAATGCCTTACTGCCGATTGTCGCAATGACCGCCAATGCCTTGCCCAGCGACCGCGAGCGCTGCCTTGATGCCGGCATGGACGAGCATTTGGCCAAGCCGATTGATCCCGGTGAACTCTACCAACTGCTGCTGCGCCGGATTGGCCCGCGCCAAATGGTCGGTACGACCGCGCTACCCCCTCACACGGTGGTCCAGGAACAGCAACTGCCGGAAATTACCGGACTGGACACCCGGGTAGGCCTTAAATGCGTGCTGGGCAAGACTTCATCCTACCTATCGCTACTGCGCAAATTCACGGTCAACCAAGGGGATACCGGCGAGCGCCTCAAAGTTGCCTGTGCCACCGACGATCGCGACACTGCGACCCGCCTGGCTCATACCTTGCGCGGCGTCGCCGGCAATATTGGCGCATTGCCCTTGATGCAACTAGCCGGAGAGCTCGAACAACAAATCGTGCAGCAAGCCGGCCCACTGACCTCGCCACCACCGGCACTCGCCCCGTGTGTGCGCGAACTCGAGCAACTTCTGGCCGCACTGCTGCAGCAGTTGGCGGCACCGGCTGCGACCGCTGGCAACCTGCAGGTAGCGCCGGCTTCGGCCGAACTACTGCAGCAACTGGAAAGCTGCTTGCGCCAAGGCGACCCGGTTGCCTGCGAACTGCTCAACCACCACGAGTCTGCACTGCGAGCCCGCTTGGGTGAGCGCTTTCCTGCGCTCGCCCACGCCATCGGCAATTTCGATTTCGAACGCGCAGCCAACGAATTGCAGGCTAGCCACACCACCGAGGAGATCAAGGCATGA
- the nirB gene encoding nitrite reductase large subunit NirB: MQKPRLVLIGNGMAGIRTIEELLKIAPDRYEITIFGAEPHPNYNRILLSPVLAGEMQVKDIVLNELDWYAENGITLHAGKQIERIDRGARKVIASDGTEATYDRLLIATGSTPFMLPIPGNDLPGVLGYRDIKDTDEMIAAATRYPHAVVIGGGLLGLEAANGLKLRGMDVTVVHIGPWLLERQLDEVAGRMLQKSLEDKGLKFLLQKHTEALIRGESGRVAAVRFKDGMQIPADLVVMAAGIRPNYALAEQSGIYCNRGIVVNDTMQTYDPKIYAVGECVSHRGIAYGLVAPLFEQAKVAANHLAGYGIGRYTGSVTSTKLKVTGIDLFSAGDFMGSDGTEEIVLNDPHGGVYKKLVIKENKLVGGVMYGDTADGPWYFQLLKDGRDIHDIRDALIFGQSLVGDVGHAGNSKASDMADTAEVCGCNGVTKGCIVKAIKEKGLFTLDEVKKHTKAASSCGSCAGLVEQILSATIGGAYTPAASDKKPICGCSEHSHLAVRDAIREQQLTSKEAVFAALGWSTVDGCDKCRPALNYYLISTWPHLAQDDPQSRLINERAHANIQKDGTYSVVPRMWGGLTTPAELRAIADAAEKYQVPTVKVTGGQRIDLLGVKKEDLPAIWADLNAAGMVSGHAYGKSIRTVKTCVGAEHCRFGTQKSMAMGVKLEKMLFDMYAPHKVKLAVSGCPRNCAEAGIKDVGVIGVDSGYELYVGGNGGIKTEVAQFLCKVKTDEEVLEYSGAFLQLYREEAWYLERTCHWLERVGLDAVKSRIVEDDESRRALHQRLLDALKDARDPWQASREAKPVKQFIPIVPVTVDA, translated from the coding sequence ATGCAGAAACCCCGTCTTGTCCTGATCGGCAACGGTATGGCCGGTATCCGGACCATCGAAGAGTTGCTCAAGATTGCCCCGGATCGCTACGAGATCACGATTTTCGGTGCCGAACCGCACCCCAACTACAATCGCATCCTGCTCTCGCCAGTGCTGGCTGGCGAAATGCAGGTCAAGGACATCGTCCTCAACGAGCTCGACTGGTACGCCGAAAACGGTATCACGCTGCATGCCGGCAAGCAGATCGAGCGGATTGACCGGGGTGCCCGCAAGGTCATCGCCAGCGACGGCACCGAGGCGACTTACGACCGACTGTTGATCGCCACCGGCTCAACGCCATTCATGCTGCCGATCCCCGGTAACGACCTGCCTGGCGTGCTCGGTTACCGCGACATCAAGGATACCGACGAGATGATTGCTGCGGCGACCAGGTATCCGCATGCCGTGGTGATCGGCGGCGGTCTGCTTGGTCTAGAAGCGGCGAATGGCCTCAAGCTGCGGGGCATGGACGTCACCGTCGTGCATATTGGCCCATGGTTGCTCGAGCGCCAACTCGACGAAGTGGCTGGCAGAATGTTGCAGAAATCACTTGAGGACAAGGGGCTCAAATTCCTGCTGCAGAAGCACACCGAGGCGCTGATTCGGGGTGAAAGCGGTCGGGTTGCCGCAGTTCGCTTCAAGGATGGCATGCAGATTCCGGCCGATCTGGTAGTCATGGCTGCCGGCATCCGCCCCAACTATGCACTGGCCGAGCAGTCAGGCATTTATTGCAACCGTGGCATCGTGGTCAACGACACCATGCAGACCTACGATCCGAAAATCTACGCGGTTGGCGAATGCGTCAGCCATCGCGGGATTGCGTACGGCCTGGTGGCACCGTTGTTCGAGCAGGCCAAGGTCGCCGCCAACCATCTGGCGGGTTACGGTATCGGCCGCTATACCGGTTCGGTGACCTCGACCAAGCTCAAGGTCACCGGCATTGACCTGTTCTCGGCTGGCGATTTCATGGGCAGTGACGGGACCGAGGAAATTGTCCTCAACGATCCGCACGGCGGCGTATATAAAAAGCTGGTGATCAAGGAAAACAAGCTGGTCGGCGGCGTGATGTACGGCGATACCGCCGACGGCCCGTGGTACTTCCAGTTGTTGAAGGATGGTCGCGATATTCATGACATCCGCGATGCGCTGATTTTCGGCCAGTCGCTGGTTGGCGATGTTGGCCATGCCGGTAACAGCAAAGCCTCGGATATGGCCGATACAGCCGAGGTCTGCGGCTGCAACGGGGTGACCAAAGGCTGCATCGTCAAGGCGATCAAGGAAAAAGGGCTGTTTACCCTCGATGAGGTGAAAAAACACACCAAGGCAGCCTCGTCTTGTGGTTCCTGCGCCGGTCTGGTCGAACAGATTCTGTCGGCGACCATCGGTGGCGCTTATACCCCGGCAGCGTCGGACAAAAAGCCGATCTGCGGCTGTTCCGAGCATTCGCACCTGGCTGTGCGCGATGCCATCCGCGAACAGCAGCTGACTAGCAAGGAGGCGGTTTTTGCCGCGCTCGGCTGGTCGACCGTGGATGGCTGCGACAAATGCCGTCCGGCGCTCAATTACTACCTCATCTCGACCTGGCCGCACTTGGCGCAGGACGACCCGCAATCGCGCCTGATCAACGAACGCGCCCATGCCAACATCCAGAAGGACGGCACCTATTCGGTGGTGCCACGGATGTGGGGTGGCCTGACCACGCCGGCCGAGCTGCGCGCCATTGCCGACGCCGCCGAGAAATACCAGGTGCCGACGGTCAAGGTCACTGGCGGCCAGCGGATCGATCTGCTTGGCGTCAAGAAGGAAGATTTGCCGGCGATCTGGGCCGATCTCAACGCTGCCGGGATGGTTTCCGGCCACGCCTACGGCAAGTCGATCCGTACCGTGAAAACCTGCGTCGGTGCCGAGCACTGCCGCTTTGGCACGCAGAAATCGATGGCGATGGGCGTCAAGCTGGAAAAGATGCTGTTCGACATGTATGCGCCGCATAAGGTCAAGCTTGCCGTTTCCGGTTGTCCGCGCAACTGCGCCGAAGCCGGGATCAAGGACGTCGGCGTGATCGGGGTCGATTCCGGTTACGAGCTGTACGTTGGCGGCAATGGCGGGATCAAGACCGAGGTCGCACAGTTTCTCTGCAAGGTCAAAACCGACGAAGAAGTGCTTGAATACTCGGGTGCCTTCCTCCAACTCTACCGCGAAGAAGCTTGGTATCTGGAGCGCACCTGTCACTGGCTGGAACGGGTCGGTCTCGATGCCGTCAAGAGCCGCATCGTCGAGGATGACGAAAGCCGCAGAGCATTGCACCAGCGCCTGCTCGACGCGCTCAAGGATGCCCGCGACCCGTGGCAGGCCAGCCGTGAGGCCAAACCGGTCAAACAATTCATCCCCATCGTCCCGGTTACGGTCGACGCCTGA